In one Nicotiana tomentosiformis chromosome 6, ASM39032v3, whole genome shotgun sequence genomic region, the following are encoded:
- the LOC104099046 gene encoding receptor-like cytosolic serine/threonine-protein kinase RBK2 isoform X2 — protein sequence MKTTREPSASPCEIPCNVSEGIPEKGLPKMGQNKLLFCASISISAEELRCLTMAEGKVDKDSTGEVLDKVQFRDDLTEKVIKDNEYEESTRDASEDGSESETTTSKSSTSDSDGKFQSQWKGFIKRLKIGSSIHFHTFHPSIPSLPSIKIIPKRKTKSTEQNMPTVPAPNLDTDLRHCFQAHWKNFFLSDLQKATDNFSRENLIGEGGSSEVYKGHLEDGQLVAVKRLIRGTQEEMVADYLSELGILVHVNHPNVAGVIGYGVEGGMHLVLPLSPHGSLATLLNGEKSKLAWCHRYNIALGTAAGLAYLHEGCRRRIIHRDIKTANVLLTEDFEAQISDFGLAKWLPDQWTHLTVSQFEGTFGYLPPEFFMHGIVDEKTDVYAFGVLLLELISGRPALDESRNSVVMWAKPFLLSKNHSGLVDPSLGDAYDSEQMNRMVMVASLCIQQNSTDRPQMSQVQEMLKGGGGILQRMKTFQNASRQEDISHRVNLLLESSSPK from the exons ATGAAAACtactcgtgaaccttcagcttctCCATG TGAGATTCCGTGCAATGTTAGTGAAGGAATCCCAGAGAAGGGGCTTCCGAAGATGGGGCAGAATAAGCTGCTTTTTTGTGCTTCCATTTCTATCTCTGCTGAAG AATTGCGGTGTCTCACTATGGCGGAAGGAAAAGTAGACAAGGATTCAACTGGAGAAGTTTTGGACAAGGTTCAATTTCGAGATGatttaactgaaaaagttattaAAGATAACGAATATGAGGAGTCTACAAGAGATGCTTCCGAAGATGGATCAGAGTCTGAAACAACAACTTCCAAGTCCAGCACTTCAGATTCAGATGGAAAATTTCAATCTCAGTGGAAAGGATTCATTAAAAGACTAAAGATTGGGTCTTCCATACATTTTCATACTTTCCATCCTAGCATACCTTCACTGCCTTCTATTAAGATAATACCGAAAAGGAAAACTAAGAGTACAGAACAGAACATGCCAACGGTGCCTGCTCCTAACCTAGATACTGATTTACGTCACTGCTTTCAAGCGCACTGGAAAAACTTCTTCCTCTCTGACCTTCAGAAAGCTACTGACAACTTTAGCCGTG AAAACTTGATCGGTGAGGGAGGTTCATCCGAAGTATATAAGGGACATCTTGAAGATGGCCAACTAGTTGCAGTTAAAAGGCTGATCAGGGGAACTCAAGAGGAGATGGTAGCTGACTACTTATCTGAGCTCGGAATTCTAGTACATGTCAACCATCCAAACGTTGCTGGTGTTATTGGATATGGAGTTGAAGGAGGGATGCACCTTGTTCTTCCTCTGTCTCCACATGGGAGCTTAGCAACTCTGCTTAATG GTGAAAAGAGTAAATTGGCTTGGTGCCATAGGTATAATATTGCTCTAGGCACTGCCGCTGGCCTTGCGTATCTCCATGAGGGTTGCCGGAGGAGAATCATCCATAGAGATATTAAGACAGCTAATGTTTTGCTGACGGAAGATTTTGAGGCTCAG ATATCTGATTTTGGACTTGCAAAATGGCTCCCTGATCAGTGGACACACCTCACTGTATCTCAGTTTGAAGGCACATTCGG ATACCTCCCTCCAGAGTTCTTCATGcatggtattgtggatgaaaaaACAGATGTTTATGCCTTTGGCGTTCTATTATTGGAGCTCATTTCTGGACGTCCAGCTTTGGATGAATCTCGTAATAGTGTTGTGATGTGG GCCAAACCATTTCTCCTTAGTAAGAACCACAGTGGGTTAGTTGATCCATCACTTGGGGATGCCTATGACTCAGAACAGATGAATCGGATGGTTATGGTTGCCTCTTTATGCATACAGCAAAATTCAACAGATCGGCCTCAAATGAGCCAG GTTCAGGAGATGTTAAAAGGTGGTGGAGGCATTCTCCAGAGAATGAAAACGTTCCAGAATGCCAGCCGTCAAGAGGATATATCCCATAGAGTGAATTTGCTGCTTGAGTCGTCCTCACCAAAGTGA
- the LOC104099046 gene encoding receptor-like cytosolic serine/threonine-protein kinase RBK2 isoform X1 encodes MKTTREPSASPCSEIPCNVSEGIPEKGLPKMGQNKLLFCASISISAEELRCLTMAEGKVDKDSTGEVLDKVQFRDDLTEKVIKDNEYEESTRDASEDGSESETTTSKSSTSDSDGKFQSQWKGFIKRLKIGSSIHFHTFHPSIPSLPSIKIIPKRKTKSTEQNMPTVPAPNLDTDLRHCFQAHWKNFFLSDLQKATDNFSRENLIGEGGSSEVYKGHLEDGQLVAVKRLIRGTQEEMVADYLSELGILVHVNHPNVAGVIGYGVEGGMHLVLPLSPHGSLATLLNGEKSKLAWCHRYNIALGTAAGLAYLHEGCRRRIIHRDIKTANVLLTEDFEAQISDFGLAKWLPDQWTHLTVSQFEGTFGYLPPEFFMHGIVDEKTDVYAFGVLLLELISGRPALDESRNSVVMWAKPFLLSKNHSGLVDPSLGDAYDSEQMNRMVMVASLCIQQNSTDRPQMSQVQEMLKGGGGILQRMKTFQNASRQEDISHRVNLLLESSSPK; translated from the exons ATGAAAACtactcgtgaaccttcagcttctCCATG CAGTGAGATTCCGTGCAATGTTAGTGAAGGAATCCCAGAGAAGGGGCTTCCGAAGATGGGGCAGAATAAGCTGCTTTTTTGTGCTTCCATTTCTATCTCTGCTGAAG AATTGCGGTGTCTCACTATGGCGGAAGGAAAAGTAGACAAGGATTCAACTGGAGAAGTTTTGGACAAGGTTCAATTTCGAGATGatttaactgaaaaagttattaAAGATAACGAATATGAGGAGTCTACAAGAGATGCTTCCGAAGATGGATCAGAGTCTGAAACAACAACTTCCAAGTCCAGCACTTCAGATTCAGATGGAAAATTTCAATCTCAGTGGAAAGGATTCATTAAAAGACTAAAGATTGGGTCTTCCATACATTTTCATACTTTCCATCCTAGCATACCTTCACTGCCTTCTATTAAGATAATACCGAAAAGGAAAACTAAGAGTACAGAACAGAACATGCCAACGGTGCCTGCTCCTAACCTAGATACTGATTTACGTCACTGCTTTCAAGCGCACTGGAAAAACTTCTTCCTCTCTGACCTTCAGAAAGCTACTGACAACTTTAGCCGTG AAAACTTGATCGGTGAGGGAGGTTCATCCGAAGTATATAAGGGACATCTTGAAGATGGCCAACTAGTTGCAGTTAAAAGGCTGATCAGGGGAACTCAAGAGGAGATGGTAGCTGACTACTTATCTGAGCTCGGAATTCTAGTACATGTCAACCATCCAAACGTTGCTGGTGTTATTGGATATGGAGTTGAAGGAGGGATGCACCTTGTTCTTCCTCTGTCTCCACATGGGAGCTTAGCAACTCTGCTTAATG GTGAAAAGAGTAAATTGGCTTGGTGCCATAGGTATAATATTGCTCTAGGCACTGCCGCTGGCCTTGCGTATCTCCATGAGGGTTGCCGGAGGAGAATCATCCATAGAGATATTAAGACAGCTAATGTTTTGCTGACGGAAGATTTTGAGGCTCAG ATATCTGATTTTGGACTTGCAAAATGGCTCCCTGATCAGTGGACACACCTCACTGTATCTCAGTTTGAAGGCACATTCGG ATACCTCCCTCCAGAGTTCTTCATGcatggtattgtggatgaaaaaACAGATGTTTATGCCTTTGGCGTTCTATTATTGGAGCTCATTTCTGGACGTCCAGCTTTGGATGAATCTCGTAATAGTGTTGTGATGTGG GCCAAACCATTTCTCCTTAGTAAGAACCACAGTGGGTTAGTTGATCCATCACTTGGGGATGCCTATGACTCAGAACAGATGAATCGGATGGTTATGGTTGCCTCTTTATGCATACAGCAAAATTCAACAGATCGGCCTCAAATGAGCCAG GTTCAGGAGATGTTAAAAGGTGGTGGAGGCATTCTCCAGAGAATGAAAACGTTCCAGAATGCCAGCCGTCAAGAGGATATATCCCATAGAGTGAATTTGCTGCTTGAGTCGTCCTCACCAAAGTGA